The genomic interval TATCACCAAATGGTAACCTCAGTACGATTGACGTAATAATTTGTGTTTATCATCTTACCTTAATAAGGATTGTTTGGATACTGCTCATGTGTGTCTTCCTCAACGCATGCTGCTCCATATTCTTGCGCGATACATTCACTGTGACCAGAATGCCCATGTAGGAAGATACAATAACACAGCATGGGAGGATGTAGCAGAAGATGAATAGTGCCACAGTGTAGGAGCGTGCTGTAGAGTGCTGATTGGACACGCGCCAGTCAATGCAACATGCTGTGCCATACGGCTCAGGTCCATATTTCCCCCAGTTGGCGAGCGGAGAGCAGGCAAACAACAAGGCATAGACCCAAGCACAGGCAATGAGCAGGCGGCCATGAACAGAGTTGAACCTGTTCCCTGTGAAAAACCATTTGGTTAACATTTTACTATCCACGTAGTTGAAagcacaattattatttattgaactGCCTAAAAACATTGGAATTCTTTAGGTTGTTTGATAACCCTGGTTCTCTGAGTAGAATAATTGAGATGTCTCCGCATGTTCTCAGAAGCACTTACTCCAATAAGAGGCTAAGCTACGGTATGTTTGAAATAAACTAGTTCCTACATAGTGTCCACTGGCTGCATCTGAAGGTGTCTAAAGCTCCCGTGAAGGTGAAAATGAGCTATTCATTTGAATAGGAATATTGGCGCATATTTTCGGACAGTCTTTCCTACGAAGCATTTATGGTGTCTGTGTTGAAACCGTCTGCCTACTGCATACATGAGGGTCAAACCATTCTCCTCCACTCTGAAACCAGTACATCAGAATTAAGACGCCTCTTGTGTGCAAGTGTATTCGGTCCAGGCGCATCCTGATTGTACTGGGCAAGCAAACAGTGGATACTGTGTGTTCTCCTGTGGTACAAAGACATCTTCCATCACAAGGCTGACTCACTGAGGCTGGACGAAGTTCCTTAAAAGAGATTGCCATTGGATAACAAATCCAGCAATATGTGTTGCTcatcctgaggtttcttccatctttaatttctttccagTGGCAATTATTCCCCCTCCCTTTGAACCCCTATTGTGCATTCCTAGAGAGGACATGCACGCCACTCCACATTGAAACTGATAGAAGCACAACAATCCGGGATGGTTGATATATGTAGGCCACAATGGCAGTATTGTCCATCCTGAATAGTGCATGATGTCACGCAAGAGATTAATGAAACTGTTTCAGCATTGGTGCGTTTGACACCATACCACAATTAAAAGCAAATTCACCAGAGGTAGCTAGTagcaaatttatatattttgtcctTGGCatggtaaagaaaaaacaaccacagaacAACAATTGTATGTGGTCTAAATGTTGACCGTTCTGGATGGCTGGTTGCAACCAATGGCTTCATGGGCAGCATGAAACTTGTGTAAAAATGGTGCTTGAATTTGGCTTCTTGCAGCTATTCTCCTCGCCCACACTGAGTTCTGGTTCATCAGTGGTGTAGTTGGTGAGGAAAGCTAACAACTACTGGGGGGCAAATGCCAATACACACTCAGTTAACAGGTTTTCTTTTAGCTAACTAAAAGCTAAATGGTCATTAGACAATAGTCAATGTGTTGCCAATTTTGCTCACCAcacggactgtttacctgcaaaGCCCACTCAAACGTGATTAGTCAATACTACTCGGACTACCAACGGAAACCAGAATGCTTCTGATACGAAAATCttcagatatctgtttatagagaagCGGGATTGAATTACTAATGATGTTACATCAGCCTAATTTACATAGAAATCATTACTGTCAGCGAGCCGTGATTATATAACTTCTGTAAACATGCAGGGGTGAGACTTTACAATAAATGCAATTAACATATCTGTTTTTGTCGGTCCACATTTCAAAGAGAATTCtacattgattgattgagtCGCTCAAGTGCTTATAATTGAGAGTTCTATATAGAAACCCATGTTGTGACAGTGCCTGggaaaacacaatttattgATGTCAAATAGAAGGGCCTATTGCACTGCATTACCCAACATCACAAGGAATACGTATTGAGCGCAGCTCCTGGGTTTGTCAGTAATCAAAGAAAGGCTAATGTGCAATGCTCTATGGAGCCGATTATCATTGTGTTTCCCTCAACAGATAAATCAACAATCGGCCACTTAGGGATTGTGATGGTAAATCCTGTGTTATTTTGTTAGGAAAAAACTGCTTCTTTGAAGACTTACCATAGAGCGGACAACATACTTTTACAAAGCATACGATGCTGAGCAGGGTTAGAGTGGTCAGACTGCAGATGCCAAACAACATGCCACAAAAAGCGTATATGGAGCACACCGTTTTCCCATACAGCCACCTGCGTAGGAGGTTAtgggagaaagataaagagaacatagcaaagacaaagaagaaatatcaacgagggagagggtgagagggAAAAGAGGAGAATAGCATGACACTCCATATCCGTGAACTCACAGGCAATCATACCGCTAACTAACCATATCATTAAATGAACCATGAAATATATAATGtctgatttaaaaaagcaacacCTAGAGTAGGAACAATCTTTCATATAGCACATGTGTTTCTCTGGTAACAACCACTTTGTCTTTGTTCCTTTGCTTTAAAAGCTGTTAATGCTACAGTGGCTGCCATATGTAATACCTGTGGTAGAAGCTTGAAGTTATTGCCATGGGGTAGAGGGAAAGAGTCAGGCCCAAGTCACTAACGGCTAGGTTGATGATGAAGTACTCGGCCGGTTTCAGAAGGTGCTTTTTCTTGTAGGAGACGTACAGCAGCATGCTGTTGCCAAGTAGTGAACACACTCCTGCAGAACAGACCGGATGTTGTCAGTGCTAATTGTGTCCCACAAGATTGTGTCATGTGGGCacgtatttattatttttgctaGACTAATCCGACTCTCATGCATTGAACCTGGATTGTCTTTGGAACAGGGCATTATTATATACAACAATATCTGAAAAGATGTGAGTCAAATCTATTGATACATATATCCAATATTCATGATTATGTGACTTTTCATATACTACACTCTGAAAAAGTGTTCAGTTGGAACAGTGTTTGGtacaaccatatatatatatatatatatataattaaagctagggtgggtaatgtatttttgaaaatgttttgttatatttgttcaAATCCCGatagcaatcaataaatcaaatgctctgacaaaaacaaaactctctgttggatacatttttaaatctagCTTACCCTTGCTGGCTTTTTTAATATTACCTACCCAAGCTTTAACCAGCAATGCTCAGTGTGAAGCAAGTAGCACAATAACAGGTGATGCTTAAAATCAAGTCGCAGGTAAAGCATAACACAGTGACAGCCTAAGAAGTTCCTCTTGTTTACTGACACACGAGACAAACAGAACTCCAACAGCATCAAACCACACCCACATTGGCATTTATTTCCAACATGCGGAATGATTATTTAAAGTCACATGAGCAGTATAAATTATTCCCTTAAAGCACAAATGCAGCATTTAGAGGAATACTTGTAAAATAACCATCCTTATCTTAGTATTATCAAATCAGTATTAGTAAATAACTTtcaatagctttttttttttgtttaccttCAAACAATGTTCAGCAACAATCATAAATGTAACGACTCTTCAGTAATGCTGCCAAGAGCAGGATTGTTTTTCTTACATGGCAGACAGAATTCATTATCAGAGGCCGCTTACAGTGTCGTGTTAGAAGCACagattaaaaatgcaaaactgCCTCTGGCTCTGTAAATTGATGTGTTTGAACATGGATAGACTTATGCAGGTGTATCATTTATACATAAATAGAgtaaatatagatgaaagtgaCGCATATTGGTGGAAGTGGAAGTTATATCACTAAGTAACACAGTCAAGGCTTCACAGTGTGCTGTCTTGCTTCAAGCTGTTACTCATTTCAGCCTGAGAAGAACCAGTAACAATCGTATTGACAGTATCTTTAGTGTTATTAACTCTTTATTGTCTGTTTAggaataaaataagataaaatggATTTACATTTCTGCAGAATTTACTCACCAAAAACAGAGTAGACCACAGCCAAGGTTATATCCAGTGGCACAGGTATGTTGGAGTGGAAGGCAATGTCTTCATCCTGCAGCCCCATCTGAAAACTGAGTTTTTCAAGAGCAACATTAAGAGATGCTGTCACTCATAATATATTATCTTTTAATATGTGTACTTGTTAAAGCAAGAGTTGAAAATGTTCAGCTTTGTTCTCTCCCTGTGGACGTATCATGAAAGAGTAGCAGTGCTATTGTATTGACCTTTTCGATACCCTTAACTGCTTGTTAACGTGTGCGTTTAATTCAAAGGAGACGACTTGCCACACATGTAATCACATCATCAACACTCTCAATATCCATGTTTTCATACTGGTTCAGCAACTAAAGTCATATGGTGATTGACAGACATAGATCAATGGATGACACAAGGGTCACTAAACAAGTGATTTGATAATATGTAACAGGGACATTCAACCCAAGTACATAGTAATGTGCTTTGCTGGACATACTTTTATTATTGCTCGGAATTAATGTTCCTACCTATACAATTCAGAAATTCTTCCTTTATAATGTCACTGTTTGGTTAGGTATAGGCTGCTGAACTGCACATCATGTAGCCTATGCATACACATGTTCTTGTAGGAGAGGTTGCATGTAAAGGTGTGTGAAACACAAGCGTTATAAAACAGAGCAGTagagattaaattaaaattgagaaaacagcattttttttCTAGCAGTTGCCCAATTGTATACTTAGTCTTAgttgtaattaattattttcaaactaGCTCCGTGGGCAGAGGCGTAAAACTCCTCCAGACGCACTGTTGCGCAAGCTTTATTGGCCCCAGGGAGACTGATTaataaaaagtgatttaaataaGGGTCGGGGTCTAAAGACCAGTCAATCAATCTGTGAACATAAACATAATCATGTGTTCTGTGGTTGAGTTACATTTTTGGATACCCTTTAATTAGGCTAAATTGTTGTATTGGTAAAGGTACATTATGTACGCGCGGGCAAACTGACGGCACATATTccgaaaaaaataaaaataaaagaatcacCCAAAGATAGGCCTTTATAATGCAAAACGTAAAATGTATAGTAAGTTTGGAAGTTTTTTTTATGACTCTGACTCCAGTCTTAAATTGCTTACAAGACATTATGGTTTTATAAGTTTAtacaatgacaaataaaattGCCTTACCTCGGCGAATAAGTGCTGAAATACCTAACTACGTGTCCTCTGATGCTGCACTTTATCCAATTAAGGTCCCGGTAAGTTTCCAAAATCACTTTTTAACTCTTCCCCCGGAGGCTGCTGTTCGCGTCAGGTGAAATGTCTCAGAGATGTTGTAGCTCCTCTGCAGCAGATACACCAGAGAGTGCATCACACTCTGACTGGCTGCTACATCTGTGTTAGACAAAGGAGCAGGAGGCTTCATTGAAatgagctggagctggagctggatcCCTAAAATGACGTCAATTACAAATGAATCCATAAACGCTTATACTATACACTCACGTTGAGGTTTATTGCTTTGGACATAGATGTAATCTGAAAAATAATCTGAACGTGAATCTTTAATTTGGGTTTGTTTACTTTTAACAAGGAACCATACAGGCGAGTGTTAGAAAACTCGTTTGTATGAGTGCACGCGCCCCTTTAACCTCCACCCATTCATTCTGCATAAATGCCCCAGGTGCTTTGATTTCCCTTTTTCTGGCTAAAGCATAATGCATCATGATTATTTCTATTGCGATATGAGCGTTAAGAGAGTTTGTTTAAGAGAGTATTTCTGTGAATAACAATATCAAaattgtatataattataataataattacgtTACAACAATTTAATGAACTCAAATATCAGATAGGTAACAGTTGCCACAATGCTGGATCTATTAATTGATATTACCAGGGTTCACAGAGGCTAACAATGTGCCAGCAGCaattacatttagaaataaatcaGTAATTATAAACACCCTTTCAGTTTCCACTTTCACTTTAGCAATGGGATTTTAATGAATACACAAACCAATGTTTTGAATTAATTTCCCTTAACTAGATTTGAAGCAgatcaaatatgttttctttcagtttgacaacataacatacattacatattcTGTACAGTACCTGCTCATATCAGTACATCATGTATCACACTGCAGCGGACAACATCTTCTATTGGCTCTGTGCTTTGGTACATTGTCTTTAAAGTGAAACTCTAACCAAGGAGCTGACTCAGTTTGTTGCAGGGTGTTCACATCCGTTTGGCATTTTATAACCCTTTTTAGACAAAGTCTTCCTAAATGTTTGGGAGCACAATAAGAGGGCTACTTTTCACAGCAAACTATCTTAAATCAAAGCTGAGAGTCACCACCTTAACCTTATAGCCATTCTTTCCTTTCAAACACTATGTCCTCAAGCACAAAGCCCACACGGCCAAAATGTGTGAATGTCAAAATAGCTTTACACTACACACAAGCAAAAATATCTTCTCCCAAAACTCgatttttattgcttttatgttTCTAGAATTCAGCATGAAATACTGTAACATTTAATCTTTggagaccttggttttgctctTTACTTGAATTGAAATAGAAATTATTTGAGTTTGAGCAGTcctgttccacacacacacacattagtttgTGATAATGGACTTGCCAAAGGGGTTGAAATGGTTAAATGTGAAT from Cottoperca gobio chromosome 17, fCotGob3.1, whole genome shotgun sequence carries:
- the opn7a gene encoding opsin 7, group member a; the protein is MGLQDEDIAFHSNIPVPLDITLAVVYSVFGVCSLLGNSMLLYVSYKKKHLLKPAEYFIINLAVSDLGLTLSLYPMAITSSFYHRWLYGKTVCSIYAFCGMLFGICSLTTLTLLSIVCFVKVCCPLYGNRFNSVHGRLLIACAWVYALLFACSPLANWGKYGPEPYGTACCIDWRVSNQHSTARSYTVALFIFCYILPCCVIVSSYMGILVTVNVSRKNMEQHALRKTHMSSIQTILIKLSVAVCIGFFAAWSPYAVVSMWAAFGHYENIPPLAFAFPAMFAKSSTIYNPIIYLMLRPKVRSLMRRDLGTLCHACLNGCLCSQGPAKCCAIHRQTNQFPPSNSSAQPPTVAIKCKDAFECFRHYPQMCSVTNPAANRDPCKDPDNSSSPNT